CACCGGTTACGAGGAGCTCAGGCGAAGGATGAAACGATTGATCTTCGGTTGATGGGGGCCAGCTGGGGCGGCCCCCGTCGGCATTCCACGGCGCCCGCGCCGGCCGACCGGTCCGACAGGGAATGAACGGTGGCCCGTCGAATCTACAGCCAAGCCGTGGAAAGGGGAAGCCTGAGATTGCCGTCCGCACAGGAAAAGGCCCCGATATTTGAAGCCCTTCTCGCCCATGCGCAGCTCGACCGGACTCGGTTCTTCGTCCCGGGGCACAAGGGCGGGCGGGGCGAGGCCGGCTTTGTCGGGGCGGCCTTCGGCCACGACCTGGCGGCCATTGACCTGACGGAACTCCGTGGCCTTGATGACCTCCACGCCCCGGGAGGGGTCATCGCTGAAGCGGAGGAACTGGCCGCCGCGGCCTTCGGGGCCGCCCGCACCCATTTCCTGGTGAACGGCTCGACGGCCGGGGTCCTGGCGATGATCATCGCCGCGGTCGGGCCGGGGGACGTGGTCTACGTTCCGCGGGCCATGCACCGCTCACTTCTCGGCGGGTTGATCCTGAGCGGGGCCCGCCCGGTCTACCTTGAGGCGAGGGTGGACGAGCCCAGCGGTCTGCCTCTCCCGCCGGAACCCGGGGACCTGTCCCGGGCCGCCCGCCGAGTCCCCGGTGGCCGGGCGGCGGTCGTCGTTGACCCGACCTATCATGGGCTCTGCTCGGACCTCACCGCGATAGGGCGGGAGGCCGAGGTCCTCGGTTGCCGACTGCTGGTGGACGAAGCTCACGGGGCCCACTTCGGCTTCTCGGACCGGCTTCCGGGCCGAGCCCTCAGCCTCGGCAAGGTGGCCGCCAGCGCCCAAAGCCTGCACAAAATGGGCCCCTCCCTGACCCAGGGTTCCCTGCTCCACCTCGGGCGGGGGGGCCTCGACCCCGATCGGGTCCGGGTGGCCTTATCCATTGTTCAGACCTCGAGCCCGTCCTACCCCCTCCTGGCTTCCCTGGACCTCGCCCGCCGCTTTATGGTCACCGCCGGAAACCAGGTCTATGGGCGCTTGGCGGACCTTTGCCGGCAGACCGGCGAAAGGATTGCGGCCCTCGCCGGGGCTCGGCTGCTCGCCGCCTCTCCCCTCGGCCGCGGGAGCGACCCGCTGAAACTGACCGTCGTAACCGGCCCGGCTGGAGGGGGGCTCGATCTCGCCCATCGGCTGGAGGCCGAGGGGGTCGAGGGCGAACTGGCCGATGAGCGAAGCGCCCTCTTTGTTGCCGGCCCGGGCACCTCCGGAGCGGATCTGGACCGGCTGGTAGAGGGCCTTCGGAGGTACTTCATGGACCGCCGGGGCGGGGGGGGAGCCGGGGACGCCACCGGCCGGCCGCCGGCCCCCGACGGCGAGGCCCGGACCGCCCGGGCCACGGATCCGGCCGACTTCCCAGAACAGGCGGCCACCCCCCGCGAGGCCTTCTTTGCCCAGGCGGGGCGGGTGGCCCTCGAGGAGAGCGCCGGGCGAATCGCCGCCGAGGCCATCGTGCCCGCTCCACCGGGCGTTCCGGTGGTCGTGCCCGGGGAGGTCATCGACCGGCGCGTCGTGGAAACCTTGCTCCGGTTGCGTCAGACTGGCCGGCATTGCCAGGGCGGCGGCCCCGGGCTCAGCTGGATCAGAGTCCTGACCTAGGGGGATTGCTTTTGGGATCGCGAGGAGAGGCCGCCCGACCCACCCTGACGAAGGCCACCTTCATAAGCCTGGAGGGGTGCGACGGCGTCGGCAAGAGCACCCAGTTCGAGCGGCTGTGCCGGGCCCTTCTGGATCTGGGGTGGCCGGTCGAGGCGGTGAGAGAGCCAGGTGGGACGGAGATCGGCGAGCGGATCAGGACGATCATCCTCGACCCGGCCAACCAGGAAATGGCCAGCACCGCTGAGGCTTTGCTGTATGCCGCCTCCCGGGCGCAG
This genomic window from Bacillota bacterium contains:
- a CDS encoding decarboxylase, whose amino-acid sequence is MPSAQEKAPIFEALLAHAQLDRTRFFVPGHKGGRGEAGFVGAAFGHDLAAIDLTELRGLDDLHAPGGVIAEAEELAAAAFGAARTHFLVNGSTAGVLAMIIAAVGPGDVVYVPRAMHRSLLGGLILSGARPVYLEARVDEPSGLPLPPEPGDLSRAARRVPGGRAAVVVDPTYHGLCSDLTAIGREAEVLGCRLLVDEAHGAHFGFSDRLPGRALSLGKVAASAQSLHKMGPSLTQGSLLHLGRGGLDPDRVRVALSIVQTSSPSYPLLASLDLARRFMVTAGNQVYGRLADLCRQTGERIAALAGARLLAASPLGRGSDPLKLTVVTGPAGGGLDLAHRLEAEGVEGELADERSALFVAGPGTSGADLDRLVEGLRRYFMDRRGGGGAGDATGRPPAPDGEARTARATDPADFPEQAATPREAFFAQAGRVALEESAGRIAAEAIVPAPPGVPVVVPGEVIDRRVVETLLRLRQTGRHCQGGGPGLSWIRVLT